From the Euphorbia lathyris chromosome 6, ddEupLath1.1, whole genome shotgun sequence genome, one window contains:
- the LOC136232859 gene encoding RAF-like serine/threonine-protein kinase PRAF, with protein MAALHPPELDSGATDSVASSPRSEHYASQDTRVRFMCSFNGKILPRPHDNQLRYVGGDTRIVAVHRSTTYSAFISKLSKLSGIANLTVKYQLPNEDLDALISVTTDEDIENMIEEYDRILLNLNPRAARLRLFVFAKGEDSNSRASSISSLLDGSTNRENWFFDALNAGSRLERGRSEASSIVSEVPDYLFGLDNSDEVQLHHREPYRMKPRHNHNLHDNISASDPGSPAPVVSSPYNSTSSAVATVPSIPDLPPVKTKLENPEPITHQKQYHPHAVEVVTSEPIEQPAPQPTGYPNPGNPVMHYMPNSHYSGHVPQMPVYYVAGSVPPPSNVPVQQVQIRAPYMQQYPVQTGQMQIGYQQQISGMGQVYGGATMRPVNQMDPYDQSGRGVHEGMNMNQQVYYGVRNAGPRPGMVPGYAGMVMQGGEDLQRTGSDTNSGRMS; from the exons ATGGCAGCGCTTCATCCACCGGAGCTCGATTCCGGCGCCACCGATTCCGTCGCATCCTCTCCCCGCTCCGAACACTATGCCTCCCAAGACACCCGTGTCCGATTCATGTGCAGCTTTAACGGTAAGATTCTTCCTCGTCCACACGACAATCAACTCCGATATGTCGGCGGTGATACTCGAATCGTCGCCGTCCATCGGTCCACCACTTACTCTGCTTTCATCTCCAAGCTATCCAAGCTCTCCG GAATTGCGAATTTGACTGTGAAGTATCAGTTACCGAATGAAGATCTAGATGCTTTAATTTCTGTAACGACGGATGAGGATATTGAGAATATGATTGAAGAATACGATCGGATTTTGTTGAATTTGAATCCACGCGCCGCCAGGCTCCGGTTGTTTGTGTTTGCTAAAGGAGAGGATTCGAATTCGAGAGCTAGCAGTATCAGTTCGCTTCTCGATGGCTCTACAAATCGGGAAAACTGGTTCTTCGATGCTCTTAACGCCGGTTCACGGCTGGAGCGAGGAAGATCGGAGGCGTCGTCGATTGTATCGGAAGTTCCCGATTATCTATTCGGGTTGGATAATTCCGATGAGGTACAATTACATCATCGGGAGCCTTATAGGATGAAGCCTCGCCACAACCACAATTTGCACGATAATATATCGGCTTCCGATCCTGGTTCTCCGGCGCCGGTGGTTTCATCGCCGTATAACTCGACTTCATCCGCCGTCGCAACTGTGCCATCCATTCCTGATCTTCCACCTGTGAAAACCAAATTGGAAAACCCGGAACCGATTACCCATCAGAAACAGTATCATCCACATGCAGTTGAAGTTGTCACTTCTGAACCAATTGAACAACCCGCCCCGCAACCAACCGGGTATCCGAACCCGGGTAATCCAGTCATGCATTACATGCCCAATTCCCATTATTCGGGCCATGTACCACAAATGCCTGTTTACTATGTTGCGGGTTCAGTTCCACCACCTAGCAATGTTCCGGTTCAGCAAGTTCAAATCCGGGCTCCATATATGCAGCAATACCCAGTTCAAACGGGTCAAATGCAAATTGGGTACCAACAACAAATTTCCGGTATGGGTCAAGTTTATGGTGGAGCAACTATGAGACCCGTAAATCAAATGGACCCATATGATCAGAGTGGAAGAGGGGTTCATGAAGGGATGAATATGAATCAACAGGTTTATTATGGAGTTAGAAATGCAGGTCCCCGTCCTGGTATGGTTCCGGGTTATGCAGGTATGGTTATGCAAGGTGGGGAAGATTTGCAAAGGACCGGCTCTGATACAAATTCGGGTCGGATGTCCTAG